A genomic segment from Chitinophaga niabensis encodes:
- a CDS encoding DUF423 domain-containing protein gives MHKTFLVWAALLGGLAVILGAFGAHKLKELVPMETVSTFQTGVTYQFYHVFALLAVGILYAHIPTPQLVWAGRFFLIGILLFSGSLYALTLLKATETVGLRGIGAITPLGGLFFIAGWVALLLGVLRK, from the coding sequence ATGCATAAAACATTTCTCGTTTGGGCAGCACTGTTAGGAGGCCTTGCAGTGATATTGGGCGCATTTGGCGCACATAAGCTGAAAGAACTCGTTCCTATGGAAACCGTAAGCACTTTCCAGACCGGTGTAACCTACCAATTTTATCATGTGTTTGCCCTCCTGGCTGTGGGTATTTTATATGCACATATTCCCACACCTCAACTTGTTTGGGCGGGCAGGTTTTTCCTGATAGGCATCCTGCTTTTCAGCGGCTCCCTGTACGCATTGACCCTGTTGAAAGCAACTGAAACCGTAGGGCTCAGAGGCATTGGTGCCATCACCCCCTTAGGCGGCCTGTTTTTTATTGCAGGATGGGTAGCATTGCTATTGGGCGTGCTCAGGAAATAA
- a CDS encoding shikimate kinase, which yields MKLFLLGFMGAGKSYWGKQLAIHWNLPYFDLDEVIVEREGMSVADIFNQKGEDYFRKAEGKVLRELAADNDSFLISCGGGTPCFSDTMDFMNEAGTTIWLNPSLEVMVERLQRKQYKRPLIQDLGTEELMSFTEKKLAERQPFYEQSQIIISEDEITLETFDKLINNA from the coding sequence TTGAAACTATTTCTATTGGGTTTCATGGGAGCCGGAAAATCCTATTGGGGCAAACAATTGGCCATTCACTGGAACCTGCCGTATTTCGACCTGGATGAAGTGATCGTGGAAAGGGAAGGGATGTCTGTTGCCGATATCTTTAATCAAAAAGGCGAAGACTACTTCCGTAAAGCAGAAGGCAAAGTATTGCGGGAACTGGCCGCAGACAATGATTCCTTCCTGATCTCCTGCGGCGGGGGCACGCCCTGTTTTTCAGATACCATGGACTTTATGAATGAGGCCGGCACTACCATCTGGCTGAACCCTTCCCTGGAAGTAATGGTGGAACGCCTGCAAAGGAAACAATACAAACGCCCCCTTATACAGGACCTGGGAACAGAAGAGCTGATGTCTTTCACCGAAAAGAAATTAGCAGAACGCCAGCCCTTTTATGAGCAAAGTCAGATTATCATTAGTGAAGATGAAATAACTTTGGAGACCTTTGATAAACTGATCAACAATGCATAA
- a CDS encoding 4'-phosphopantetheinyl transferase family protein — protein MPLIRTIQIDQDTKLGVWKIGEEEAFFRTAVTIEPEVHHPHKRLQHFAGRYLLVELFPDLPVNEIRIMDSRKPYIPGNPYHFSISHCEDFAAAIVSRREHVGIDIEKVQPKVARVAHKFLAPREAEFLSSENQLAHQTVCWSAKEAVYKWYGMGGLDFKANMQLQVFAFGQTGFLTCDFLKGDRIATLDLQYLMDKDLCLAWVSGENKK, from the coding sequence ATGCCATTAATACGAACGATACAAATAGATCAGGATACGAAGCTGGGAGTGTGGAAAATTGGTGAAGAAGAAGCATTCTTCAGAACAGCGGTAACCATTGAGCCCGAAGTGCATCACCCGCACAAACGCCTGCAGCATTTTGCCGGGAGGTATCTCTTAGTGGAGCTTTTCCCGGACCTACCCGTAAATGAGATAAGGATCATGGACAGCAGGAAACCCTATATTCCGGGAAATCCTTACCATTTTTCCATTTCCCATTGTGAGGATTTTGCAGCCGCCATTGTGAGCAGGCGGGAACATGTAGGCATTGATATTGAAAAAGTACAACCCAAGGTAGCGCGGGTTGCCCATAAATTCCTGGCGCCGAGGGAAGCCGAATTTTTATCTTCCGAAAACCAGCTGGCGCATCAAACCGTTTGCTGGTCTGCCAAGGAAGCGGTGTATAAATGGTATGGAATGGGAGGGCTGGATTTTAAGGCCAATATGCAGCTCCAGGTTTTTGCTTTCGGACAAACAGGTTTCCTTACCTGCGATTTTCTGAAAGGAGACCGGATCGCCACGCTGGACCTTCAGTATTTAATGGATAAAGACCTTTGCCTGGCCTGGGTGTCAGGGGAGAATAAAAAGTAA
- the dcd gene encoding dCTP deaminase has protein sequence MILSDKRILEEIEKGTIVISPYDRKFLGTNSYDVHLGKYLATYKDRVLDARRHNEIVHFEIPEEGFILQPNTLYLGVTLEYTETHAHVPFLEGKSSTGRLGIDIHATAGKGDVGFCNTWTLEISCAQPVRIYAGMPIGQLIYFAVEGDVETFYNKKGDAKYNGRTVRPVESMMWKNVF, from the coding sequence ATGATCTTGTCTGACAAAAGGATTTTAGAGGAAATTGAAAAGGGCACTATCGTGATCAGCCCTTATGATCGCAAATTCCTGGGTACCAACTCCTACGATGTACATCTGGGAAAGTACCTGGCCACTTATAAGGACAGGGTGCTGGATGCCCGCAGGCACAATGAGATCGTGCATTTCGAGATCCCGGAAGAAGGTTTCATCCTTCAGCCGAATACGCTCTACCTGGGTGTTACACTTGAATACACGGAAACGCATGCGCATGTTCCTTTCCTGGAAGGCAAGTCCAGCACAGGCCGCCTGGGTATCGATATCCATGCTACCGCCGGAAAAGGAGATGTAGGCTTTTGCAACACCTGGACGCTGGAGATCTCCTGCGCACAGCCGGTACGCATTTATGCAGGCATGCCTATCGGACAGCTGATCTACTTTGCAGTGGAAGGAGATGTGGAAACTTTCTATAATAAGAAAGGCGATGCGAAGTACAATGGGCGTACGGTGCGGCCTGTGGAGAGCATGATGTGGAAGAATGTGTTTTAA
- a CDS encoding Dabb family protein, with protein sequence MSSKSNRRKFLGTAAALAAGTAAVAMPLSNQPPKYPVVHHVFFWLKNPDSKEDRAKLIAGVKSLSKIPTVKELRVGVVASTEKRDVVDNSWAVSELMFFADLAGQEAYQTHPIHLEFIKNCSPLWDKVIVYDAVEA encoded by the coding sequence ATGAGCTCCAAGTCTAACAGAAGAAAATTTCTGGGCACTGCCGCTGCCCTCGCTGCAGGTACTGCCGCAGTGGCCATGCCTTTGTCCAATCAGCCACCGAAATACCCGGTAGTTCACCATGTATTTTTCTGGCTGAAGAACCCTGATTCCAAGGAAGACCGCGCTAAACTGATAGCAGGGGTAAAATCCTTATCTAAAATACCTACCGTAAAAGAACTGCGCGTAGGTGTAGTGGCCAGCACAGAGAAAAGGGACGTGGTAGATAACAGCTGGGCTGTTTCCGAACTGATGTTCTTTGCCGACCTCGCAGGCCAGGAAGCCTACCAGACCCATCCCATCCACCTGGAATTCATTAAGAATTGCAGTCCTCTCTGGGATAAAGTAATTGTGTACGATGCCGTAGAAGCATAA
- a CDS encoding DinB family protein, with translation MATEYWMSGPVENIPALLQPVAHALLQANREVNTMMQGFPEEKLWEAPRGVAAPGFHLQHMSGVIDRLFTYARAELLSQEQYDQLAEEGKPVATSAALLQRFDEQVKKALQQLSQTDPNTLTDFRGVGRKQLPSTVMGLLFHAAEHTMRHTGQLLVTVNVLK, from the coding sequence ATGGCTACTGAATACTGGATGAGCGGGCCGGTAGAAAACATACCGGCATTACTGCAACCTGTTGCACATGCATTGTTGCAGGCTAACAGGGAAGTGAATACCATGATGCAGGGATTCCCGGAAGAAAAACTATGGGAAGCCCCCCGGGGCGTTGCCGCTCCCGGATTCCACCTGCAACATATGAGCGGTGTGATAGACAGGCTGTTCACTTATGCCCGCGCAGAATTGCTGAGCCAGGAACAATATGATCAGTTAGCGGAAGAAGGAAAACCGGTGGCAACCTCCGCCGCTTTGCTCCAACGTTTTGATGAACAGGTGAAAAAAGCCCTTCAGCAATTATCTCAAACAGATCCCAACACGCTTACCGACTTCCGTGGTGTTGGCAGGAAGCAACTGCCTTCTACCGTAATGGGTTTATTATTCCACGCCGCAGAACATACCATGCGCCATACCGGCCAGTTATTAGTTACTGTTAATGTCTTAAAATGA
- a CDS encoding alpha/beta hydrolase — protein sequence MKKLLVIFFLLACGVAQAAKVDTVDTYSNAMKKNIKAVVIRPDNYADKAEWPVVYLLHGHGGSYNNWVKNVKYVQDAADQLQMMIVCPDGGVSSWYWDSPEDASWKYETYVAGELVKWVDANYKTRKDAKGRGITGLSMGGHGALYLAFRHQDVFGTAGSMSGGVDIRPYPNNWNMAKRLGTQAEQPERWDKYTVINMLHLLTPNSLALIIDCGTEDFFYKVNENLHKELLYRGIPHDYLTRPGAHNWDYWNNAVQYQLLFMHNFFDRK from the coding sequence ATGAAAAAACTCCTCGTTATATTTTTCCTGCTGGCTTGCGGCGTTGCGCAGGCAGCTAAAGTTGACACCGTTGATACCTATAGCAACGCTATGAAAAAAAACATCAAAGCCGTAGTGATCAGGCCGGATAATTATGCTGATAAAGCAGAATGGCCGGTTGTTTATCTTCTGCATGGCCATGGTGGCAGCTACAACAACTGGGTAAAGAATGTGAAATATGTACAGGATGCAGCAGACCAGTTGCAGATGATGATCGTTTGCCCGGATGGCGGCGTAAGCAGCTGGTATTGGGATAGCCCGGAAGATGCATCCTGGAAATATGAAACCTATGTGGCAGGAGAGCTGGTGAAATGGGTAGATGCGAATTACAAAACAAGGAAAGATGCAAAAGGCAGAGGGATCACCGGCCTGAGCATGGGTGGCCATGGTGCACTTTACCTTGCATTCAGGCACCAGGATGTTTTTGGCACTGCCGGCAGCATGAGCGGTGGTGTGGACATCCGCCCTTACCCCAACAACTGGAACATGGCCAAACGTTTGGGCACACAGGCGGAACAACCGGAACGCTGGGATAAATACACCGTGATCAATATGCTGCATCTGCTCACGCCCAATTCACTGGCTTTGATCATTGATTGCGGAACGGAGGATTTCTTCTATAAAGTGAACGAAAACCTGCATAAAGAACTACTGTACCGCGGCATTCCGCACGACTATTTAACCAGGCCCGGCGCACATAACTGGGATTACTGGAACAATGCCGTGCAATACCAGTTACTGTTCATGCACAACTTCTTTGATCGTAAATAA
- a CDS encoding (2Fe-2S)-binding protein, with the protein MKINVNSTDYTLDVPDNTTLLDALRIHLNLTGSKYGCGEGACGACKVLVDGRAMPSCITPVASVQNKAILTIEGLEKDGKLHPMQQAFLDADAFQCAYCSSGMIMAAIALKMKNPKPSRQEIIDAMQGNICRCCVYPRIINAISKA; encoded by the coding sequence ATGAAGATCAATGTCAATTCCACTGATTATACACTTGACGTACCAGATAACACCACTCTACTAGATGCTTTAAGAATCCATTTGAACCTAACGGGCAGCAAATACGGCTGCGGCGAAGGGGCATGTGGTGCCTGTAAAGTATTGGTAGATGGCCGTGCGATGCCTTCGTGCATTACACCTGTTGCGAGTGTACAGAACAAGGCCATCCTTACAATAGAAGGATTGGAAAAGGATGGAAAACTGCATCCCATGCAACAGGCCTTCCTGGATGCGGATGCATTTCAGTGTGCCTATTGTTCTTCAGGTATGATCATGGCCGCCATTGCATTGAAGATGAAAAACCCGAAACCCAGTCGGCAGGAGATCATAGACGCCATGCAGGGTAATATCTGCAGGTGCTGTGTGTACCCACGCATCATTAATGCCATCAGCAAAGCTTAA
- a CDS encoding xanthine dehydrogenase family protein molybdopterin-binding subunit — protein sequence MDNPTIHTVTRRNFFKLLGGGVAIILTWSDLFASKETALADENSIAAWIHIQENGKIAVFTGKVEVGQNIRTSLSQVVAEELSVPVDAIEMTMGDTLLTPYDRGTYGSLTTPTMAPKLRKAAASLKEALADMAAAEWKTDKQSVKVKDGKAVHTSSGKTLSYAALVKGKKLELPLNDKVTLTPAEQWTVAGTAVPKIDGKLFVSGKHKYVSDMVVPGMVYGKILRAPSYGATLVSADVEKARISPAVTIVKEKDFVGVIAPDPQTAANALARIDAQWNTTAQPSKANIFTYLKENARKGDHKEEVEKAFAASAINIKQHFEIQYIAHVPLEPRAAIAIWEGEKLTVWTGTQRPFGVQEELAEEFSIAKEKIRVIMPDTGSAYGGKHSGEAALEAAKLAKVTGKPVKVVWTREEEFKWAYLRPGGLIEAAASVNKEGLITSWEFHNYNSGNAGIDMPYDTANEHIQFHPSKTPLKQGSYRGLAATANVFAIESIMDDLARKLKRDPLDFRLSNLKDERLKHVLQTAATKFGWKKEKKAGHGYGIACGFVKNSYIATCVEVVHDTSSEQLKVLRIVAAYDCGTIVNPMHLENQVMGCILQGLGGALFEEIDFADGRILNPSLSSYRVPRFTDIPPLDIILINRKDIPSAGAGETPIVGIAPAIRNAILDATGIKLYNLPLIPQGLKTNS from the coding sequence ATGGATAATCCGACTATACATACCGTTACAAGGAGGAATTTCTTCAAACTGCTGGGCGGAGGGGTGGCTATTATCCTCACCTGGTCCGATCTGTTTGCATCAAAAGAAACAGCCCTCGCAGACGAAAACAGCATTGCCGCCTGGATCCATATACAGGAAAATGGCAAGATCGCCGTATTTACCGGAAAGGTGGAAGTAGGGCAAAACATCCGCACCTCCCTATCACAGGTGGTGGCAGAAGAACTCTCTGTACCGGTGGATGCCATTGAAATGACCATGGGAGATACATTGCTGACACCTTACGACCGTGGCACATACGGAAGCCTCACTACTCCTACCATGGCCCCCAAACTGCGCAAAGCTGCTGCCTCCCTGAAAGAAGCACTGGCAGATATGGCGGCGGCAGAATGGAAAACGGATAAACAATCCGTGAAAGTGAAAGATGGTAAAGCTGTGCATACCAGTTCCGGTAAAACACTGAGTTATGCAGCACTGGTCAAAGGCAAAAAGCTGGAACTTCCCCTCAACGATAAAGTAACCTTAACTCCTGCGGAACAATGGACGGTAGCAGGGACCGCAGTGCCTAAGATCGACGGTAAACTTTTCGTTTCCGGTAAACACAAATATGTATCTGACATGGTGGTGCCGGGCATGGTGTACGGAAAAATATTGCGGGCACCCTCCTACGGCGCAACATTGGTTTCCGCTGATGTAGAAAAAGCGCGTATATCCCCTGCCGTTACTATCGTAAAAGAGAAGGATTTTGTAGGAGTGATTGCCCCCGATCCGCAAACTGCCGCCAATGCATTGGCCAGGATAGATGCGCAATGGAATACCACTGCACAACCTTCCAAAGCCAATATCTTCACTTACCTGAAGGAGAATGCGAGGAAAGGGGATCATAAAGAAGAAGTGGAAAAGGCGTTTGCAGCTTCCGCCATCAACATTAAACAGCATTTTGAAATACAATACATAGCGCATGTTCCCCTGGAACCACGCGCAGCCATCGCCATCTGGGAAGGTGAAAAACTTACTGTATGGACCGGCACGCAACGCCCTTTTGGTGTACAGGAAGAACTGGCGGAAGAATTCTCCATCGCTAAAGAAAAGATCCGTGTGATCATGCCGGATACCGGATCTGCCTATGGTGGGAAACACAGTGGAGAAGCAGCCCTTGAAGCGGCAAAGCTGGCTAAGGTAACCGGCAAACCGGTAAAAGTGGTATGGACGCGTGAGGAAGAATTTAAATGGGCTTATTTAAGACCGGGAGGCCTCATTGAAGCAGCAGCGAGTGTAAATAAAGAAGGGCTTATCACCTCCTGGGAATTTCATAATTACAATTCCGGCAACGCAGGAATAGATATGCCCTACGATACGGCTAACGAACATATTCAGTTCCATCCTTCCAAAACACCGTTAAAACAAGGCTCCTACCGTGGCCTCGCAGCCACAGCGAACGTGTTTGCCATTGAAAGCATCATGGACGACCTCGCCCGGAAATTAAAACGTGATCCACTTGATTTCAGGCTAAGCAATTTAAAAGATGAACGCCTGAAACATGTATTGCAAACCGCCGCTACAAAGTTTGGCTGGAAGAAAGAAAAGAAAGCCGGCCATGGTTACGGCATCGCCTGCGGATTTGTAAAGAACTCCTACATTGCCACCTGTGTGGAAGTAGTACATGATACCTCCTCAGAACAACTTAAAGTATTGCGCATTGTGGCTGCTTATGATTGTGGTACGATCGTAAATCCCATGCACCTGGAAAACCAGGTGATGGGCTGTATCCTCCAGGGCCTGGGAGGTGCGTTGTTTGAGGAGATCGACTTTGCGGACGGACGGATCTTAAATCCTTCCCTCTCCAGCTACCGCGTGCCCCGCTTTACGGACATACCACCATTGGACATTATACTGATCAACAGGAAAGATATACCATCGGCCGGCGCCGGTGAAACTCCCATTGTTGGCATTGCCCCTGCTATACGCAACGCCATCCTGGATGCTACGGGTATTAAATTGTACAACCTGCCTTTGATTCCACAAGGGCTCAAGACCAATTCATAA
- a CDS encoding (2Fe-2S)-binding protein produces the protein MATFNLTVNGKKHTVDVSPQMPLLWVLRDVIGLTGTKFGCGIAQCGACTVHIGDAAVRSCVYPVSSVGTEKVITIEGLSANGDHPVQKAWEEIDVPQCGYCQSGQIMAAAALLKSNPHPTDEEINDAMTNICRCATYTRIKKAVKSLI, from the coding sequence ATGGCAACATTCAATTTAACGGTCAACGGAAAAAAACACACGGTGGATGTAAGCCCCCAAATGCCTTTGCTATGGGTATTGCGGGATGTGATCGGCCTTACCGGAACAAAGTTTGGTTGCGGTATAGCGCAATGCGGTGCCTGCACAGTTCATATCGGGGATGCAGCCGTAAGGTCCTGCGTATATCCTGTAAGCAGCGTAGGCACAGAGAAGGTCATTACCATTGAAGGTTTATCTGCAAACGGCGATCATCCTGTACAAAAAGCATGGGAAGAAATAGATGTTCCGCAATGCGGATATTGCCAGAGCGGACAGATCATGGCAGCTGCAGCATTATTGAAAAGCAATCCTCATCCAACAGATGAAGAGATCAATGATGCCATGACGAATATCTGCCGCTGTGCCACCTATACCCGTATTAAAAAAGCAGTCAAAAGTTTAATCTAA
- a CDS encoding xanthine dehydrogenase family protein molybdopterin-binding subunit, protein MEELDKKLSRRNFIRISALTGGGLILGFSTLAADTPGQEQTFDLNAFIRIDTQGRITLMSPNPEIGQGVKTSLPMLIAEELDVDWKNIQVQQAGLDTTKYKRQVAGGSGSVRASWESFRQTGATARQMLINAAAAAWAVPAAECTTENGMVLHKGSNKKMSYGELAEAAAKLEVPKDVKVRSTETYKLLGQRIRNVDNHAIVTGKYKYGIDTKREGMLYATIIRPPAFGMSLVSFDDAEAKKALGVKQVLRFENKIAVLGRSTWEVMQGAKKVKAQWKEEGPLESTDDYIKNLHALLAKDPQDKPRRKDGDINAAFSNAAKVIEVAFDAPFLAHNTMEPMNFFAHVKADSAELYGPIQTPERARQRVAEILKLPEDKVSVMMTRMGGGFGRRLMTDFVEEAAIVSKLAGNLPVNVIWSREHDMGGGYYRPMYSYKYRAAVDKDNKLVAWHHYSAGVGGAASPDSFPAGAVPNLQVDTHVYKSPVTTAPWRGPTHNFIAFSEQSFLDEIAHKIGKDPVALRLELLEQAKSSPTGRVNYEPDRFAAVIKKAAEIGGWGKSKGANTFLGFAAHFSFESYVAQVAEVEKQADGKVKLKKVYCVVDCGTVVNLSGAETQVEGSIIDGIGHSMFAEITLTKGKPDQTNFSAYRMIRLSEIPEIEIHFIKSNVAPTGLGEPALPPAGAALANAVFAATGVRLTSQPFIKSDLFA, encoded by the coding sequence ATGGAAGAACTGGATAAAAAATTAAGCAGAAGGAATTTCATCCGTATCAGTGCGTTAACGGGTGGAGGTTTGATCCTTGGGTTCAGTACCCTTGCTGCAGATACCCCGGGGCAGGAGCAGACCTTTGATCTTAATGCTTTCATCAGGATCGATACACAGGGCCGCATCACACTCATGAGCCCCAATCCGGAAATAGGCCAGGGTGTTAAAACTTCCCTGCCTATGCTGATCGCGGAAGAGCTGGATGTGGACTGGAAAAATATACAGGTACAGCAAGCCGGACTGGATACCACTAAATACAAACGGCAGGTGGCAGGCGGTAGTGGTTCTGTGCGTGCAAGCTGGGAATCTTTCAGGCAAACAGGTGCCACTGCAAGGCAAATGCTGATCAATGCAGCAGCTGCCGCATGGGCAGTACCTGCAGCTGAATGTACCACGGAGAATGGGATGGTACTTCATAAAGGGAGCAACAAAAAAATGAGCTACGGTGAACTGGCAGAAGCAGCTGCCAAACTGGAAGTTCCCAAAGATGTAAAAGTAAGGTCCACGGAAACATACAAGCTGCTCGGACAACGCATCAGGAATGTGGACAATCATGCCATCGTTACCGGCAAATACAAATACGGCATTGACACCAAACGGGAAGGCATGTTATATGCCACCATTATCAGGCCGCCTGCATTTGGCATGTCCCTGGTTTCTTTTGATGATGCAGAAGCAAAGAAAGCATTGGGTGTAAAACAGGTACTCCGTTTTGAGAATAAGATCGCAGTGCTGGGCCGTTCTACCTGGGAAGTGATGCAGGGTGCAAAAAAAGTGAAAGCACAGTGGAAAGAAGAAGGCCCGCTGGAAAGCACAGATGATTATATTAAAAACCTGCATGCCCTCCTGGCTAAAGATCCGCAGGATAAACCCAGGAGAAAAGACGGTGATATAAATGCCGCTTTTTCCAATGCAGCCAAAGTAATAGAAGTAGCATTTGATGCGCCCTTCCTGGCCCATAATACCATGGAGCCCATGAACTTCTTCGCCCATGTGAAAGCAGACAGCGCTGAATTGTATGGCCCCATACAAACACCGGAACGTGCAAGGCAACGTGTGGCAGAAATATTGAAACTGCCCGAAGATAAAGTATCTGTGATGATGACGCGTATGGGTGGTGGTTTCGGAAGAAGGCTGATGACGGATTTTGTGGAAGAGGCGGCTATCGTATCCAAACTCGCGGGCAATCTTCCAGTAAACGTGATCTGGTCAAGAGAACATGATATGGGTGGTGGTTATTACCGGCCCATGTACAGTTATAAGTACAGGGCTGCTGTTGATAAAGACAATAAGCTGGTGGCCTGGCATCATTATTCTGCAGGCGTGGGTGGTGCTGCGAGCCCTGATAGTTTCCCTGCAGGAGCAGTACCCAACTTGCAGGTAGATACCCATGTATATAAATCCCCTGTTACCACGGCACCCTGGAGAGGGCCCACCCACAACTTCATTGCCTTCTCGGAACAATCCTTCCTGGATGAGATTGCACACAAGATAGGCAAAGACCCTGTAGCACTGCGCCTGGAACTTTTAGAACAGGCAAAAAGCAGTCCCACAGGCAGGGTGAATTATGAGCCGGACAGGTTTGCAGCGGTGATCAAAAAAGCTGCTGAAATAGGTGGATGGGGAAAATCCAAAGGTGCAAACACCTTCCTTGGATTCGCCGCGCATTTCTCTTTTGAAAGTTATGTAGCGCAGGTGGCAGAAGTAGAAAAACAGGCAGATGGAAAGGTGAAACTGAAAAAGGTGTATTGCGTGGTGGATTGTGGAACAGTTGTGAACCTGAGTGGCGCGGAAACGCAGGTAGAAGGCAGTATCATTGATGGCATCGGCCACTCTATGTTTGCAGAGATCACACTTACAAAGGGTAAACCTGATCAGACCAATTTCTCCGCTTACCGCATGATCCGCTTAAGCGAAATACCTGAAATAGAAATTCATTTTATAAAAAGTAATGTAGCACCAACAGGACTTGGCGAACCAGCCTTACCCCCTGCCGGCGCAGCATTGGCGAATGCCGTTTTTGCAGCAACAGGTGTAAGGCTCACCAGTCAGCCTTTTATCAAAAGTGATCTGTTCGCATGA